The Brassica oleracea var. oleracea cultivar TO1000 chromosome C6, BOL, whole genome shotgun sequence genomic interval NNNNNNNNNNNNNNNNNNNNNNNNNNNNNNNNNNNNNNNNNNNNNNNNNNNNNNNNNNNNNNNNNNNNNNNNNNNNNNNNNNNNNNNNNNNNNNNNNNNNNNNNNNNNNNNNNNNNNNNNNNNNNNNNNNNNNNNNNNNNNNNNNNNNNNNNNNNNNNNNNNNNNNNNNNNNNNNNNNNNNNNNNNNNNNNNNNNNNNNNNNNNNNNNNNNNNNNNNNNNNNNNNNNNNNNNNNNNNNNNNNNNNNNNNNNNNNNNNNNNNNNNNNNNNNNNNNNNNNNNNNNNNNNNNNNNNNNNNNNNNNNNNNNNNNNNNNNNNNNNNNNNNNNNNNNNNNNNNNNNNNNNNNNNNNNNNNNNNNNNNNNNNNNNNNNNNNNNNNNNNNNNNNNNNNNNNNNNNNNNNNNNNNNNNNNNNNNNNNNNNNNNNNNNNNNNNNNNNNNNNNNNNNNNNNNNNNNNNNNNNNNNNNNNNNNNNNNNNNNNNNNNNNNNNNNNNNNNNNNNNNNNNNNNNNNNNNNNNNNNNNNNNNNNNNNNNNNNNNNNNNNNNNNNNNNNNNNNNNNNNNNNNNNNNNNNNNNNNNNNNNNNNNNNNNNNNNNNNNNNNNNNNNNNNNNNNNNNNNNNNNNNNNNNNNNNNNNNNNNNNNNNNNNNNNNNNNNNNNNNNNNNNNNNNNNNNNNNNNNNNNNNNNNNNNNNNNNNNNNNNNNNNNNNNNNNNNNNNNNNNNNNNNNNNNNNNNNNNNNNNNNNNNNNNNNNNNNNNNNNNNNNNNNNNNNNNNNNNNNNNNNNNNNNNNNNNNNNNNNNNNNNNNNNNNNNNNNNNNNNNNNNNNNNNNNNNNNNNNNNNNNNNNNNNNNNNNNNNNNNNNNNNNNNNNNNNNNNNNNNNNNNNNNNNNNNNNNNNNNNNNNNNNNNNNNNNNNNNNNNNNNNNNNNNNNNNNNNNNNNNNNNNNNNNNNNNNNNNNNNNNNNNNNNNNNNNNNNNNNNNNNNNNNNNNNNNNNNNNNNNNNNNNNNNNNNNNNNNNNNNNNNNNNNNNNNNNNNNNNNNNNNNNNNNNNNNNNNNNNNNNNNNNNNNNNNNNNNNNNNNNNNNNNNNNNNNNNNNNNNNNNNNNNNNNNNNNNNNNNNNNNNNNNNNNNNNNNNNNNNNNNNNNNNNNNNNNNNNNNNNNNNNNNNNNNNNNNNNNNNNNNNNNNNNNNNNNNNNNNNNNNNNNNNNNNNNNNNNNNNNNNNNNNNNNNNNNNNNNNNNNNNNNNNNNNNNNNNNNNNNNNNNNNNNNNNNNNNNNNNNNNNNNNNNNNNNNNNNNNNNNNNNNNNNNNNNAGAGTTTATTTATGGAGAATGAAGAACATGAAGAACATAGAGAGAGAGAAAGTAGATCTCAAGATGTAAGAGAAAGAAGGAGAGAATAGTTTCCTTAATTTAATTGTGGATCTGGGTACAAGTATTTAAAAACAAGTGACCTCAGTACACAATATAATAAAATATCTTTTTCTCTCTTCTTCTTCTCTTCAATAAAATCGAGCTTATAAAACCCTTATAAAGCCTTATAAAACCTTATAAAGTCTGGCAGCTTAATTCTCAAGTCTGACAGTTTAATTCTCAAGTCTGGCTGCTTAATTCTCAAGTCTAGCTGCTTAATTCTGCTCTATGTCAACAATATTAACACCGAAACTGTACATTTTTGTAAAAACCTGCTGAAAAGAGACTGATCACCCAACAACCACTGGTAGAAAAAAGACAGTAACCCAAAAGTTTTAGATTTCTAACCGCACCAAAAATTCCTTTGTACACCAACTGGCTTGTCAGTGCAAGAACACCAATAACACGCTTATTTGGCTTGACTTTAGAAACAACTGCGAGCTGGAGCATATTCGATAAAAGTTTTGAGAAAATAGAGGAAAACGAAGATGAAATCACAAAATTTGACGGAAACAAAACTTTGATACCATAATAGAAAATGTAAGCAAGCATATGAAAAAGTGATATTCTGAAGAAAAAAAAAACAAATTCACTTGAAAAGCAAAGTCAACGCATTCGTATATATACAGTTGACTAAACCGGATAGACCAAATCAAAATCACAACTAATAAATAAATAACCAAATGAAACCAACTAAATCCATATCTTCTGCTTCCTCTTCCCCGGCTCGGTCGCTGAAGTGCTGTTCTGGTAATATCATCGAACACCTTGTGCGCTTGCGATATTATCTTTTATATAATCCAATTTTCTCTTTCTGGTTAAAGGGGTTCTTCAGAATTAGGATCGTTAGTGTCGTTGATGATATGATTTCTAAATCATATCACAAAACTCCTCTATCAGTTTTGTGCTTTTCGTTTACTGGGTTTAGTTCCTTTCCGTCTTGTTTTCTCCACTAGTTTCTGAATCTGTTTGATGATTTTAAAAGTTCAAAGATTGCATTTTTCACCTTATTTTGAAAAGGGTTTCTCTGTAGGGTCTTGAAGCCAAAGTAAAGTTGCTCCCTTTCAACACCAAATGAGGACTTGTTCAATTCCTGGGTTCCACACTCTTATCCCTAAACCAAGCGTTTCAGTTTCACCCAGACCAAAGTTTAGGAACAGAAGCAGTTCACAGTCCTTTTCATCCACTGCATTACAAGTCCTCTCTCAGACAAGCTTACCCCTTGTTGCTGTTCCTCCTCGTTCTTCACTAGCTGCTGTCTCAAGCCATCTCTCCCCATCTGACATCCCTCAGAAATCAGAAGAATGGTTTGCCTTACGGAAAGACAAGCTAACCACGAGCACATTCAGTACAGCGCTCGGCTTCTGGAAGAAGAATCGCCGCTCCGAGCTCTGGCACGAGAAGGTATACGACTCGGAGTCACCGCGAGTGGTGGAGGACTCTGCGCGGTTTGCGATGAACTGGGGCGTGCAGATGGAATCAGCCGCGATAGAGAGGTACAAGAGAATCATGGGATGCGAGGTTGGCTCGATGGGATTCGCTCTTCACTCCCAAGAGCAGTTTCACTGGCTTGGTGCTTCTCCAGATGGAGTTCTTGACGTTGGGATTCTAGAAGTGAAGTGTCCGTACAACAAAGGGAAGACGGAAACTGTCTTGCCTTGGTCCAAAGTGCCGTTCTATTACATGCCTCAGATGCAGGGTCAGATGGAGATAATGGACCGTGAGTGGGTGGACTTGTACTGCTGGACATTGAACGGGAGCTCTGTTTTTAGAGTGATGAGAGACAGAAGCTATTGGAGGATCATCTACGAGGTGTTGAGGGAGTTTTGGTGGGAGAATGTGATTCCTGCGAGAGGGGCTTTGTTGTTAGGGAAGAATGGTGCAGAGGTGAAGAAGTATGAGCCAACGTCTACTCATAAGCTTACTGGTCTTGCTATTGCTAAAAGCATAAGTTTGGCTGCGGAATCAAAACTAGTTTGCAGAGAAATAGCTGATCATGTCGAGTTCTTTTAGAAGTCTCGTAATATCTTTTGATTATTGAACATTTGAACTGATAAATCATCTTGTCAGTTATGAAAAATGGTTACAAATCGTGTAACATAATGTAATCAGATAAAGCAAATGGACTATCTGGAGACTGGAGATGGGAGGTGCTTTTTTGGATGTGAAATGTTTTCATTTGTAAAAGTAGATGAAGACGGTTAAACCATAAAATGGCGTAATTTTCAATTAAGAAAAACAATATAAGATTGTTTCTTTTGTGCCAAGTTGCCAACCAAGCAGATGACCAAAAATAGAGAGGAATGTAGTAAAACGAGAGTTAGGTTACCAGTAATAACAACAACAACAAAAACTGAAAACTAATAGAGTTAACCAAGGGCAATGGACGAGAAGAAGAAAGCTACAAATAAGTTATTGAAGATGTTCCTCTAGCTAGGCTAATGTTTCTTTGATTCTGAAATATAATCAAGAAAAGAAGATGGATTCAGGGCTATCGTGGGCTGATCAATGGGATACAAACCCTGACCCTCCTCCCAGTTGTACAAAAGAAGATGAAGGCAAAAAGAAAACAAAGAAGGACAAAGATGGAAGCAGAAGAATCTTCGGGAAAACCATACTTGGATTCAAATGGATGAAGGATCTCCGCAAGAAACCTGAAAAGTGATTAGTTAATAACCAAAACCACTGTTTCATTGTATCTATATCCATTTGATTATTGATATTCTTGTGCATTTAGTCGATTCTTGTTGCTCTTCATCTTGATTCAATACCAATGCAAACGAACATATGTAAACTGATAAATTAACCAAAATCTTAAATGGGTCATGACAACCAAAACTTGAAAAATCCAAAAAACAGAAAACAAAGGAAGTGCAGCTCGTGTTGTCATTTTGAGTAGTCATTTTTGTTCTCTTAGAAAAGACTGTAAAAAGGATGTTTCATTCATCTCCTAGACTTCTTTTTGGAAGCCTTAGAGGAAGAAGGCTTGGTTTTGGGATCAGCGGCTGCACTCTTAGTGGTCGCTTGGCTTGACTTCGAAGTCGAAGGAGCTGTTTCTTGTTTCTCTTGCTTGGTCACTGCTCCCTGCGAGCCGCGGATTTGAGCTGCTCGCTTGTCCTTCCTCTTGGGTCTGTAACTTGACCTTTCCCTTCTCGGAAGCCACCTTTCAGGGTCCGGAGGTGGACCCGGGTTTGCCGGATCGAATCCTTTGGGATACTTTGGCTTTCTCTTCCTCTTTTTCTTTGCCTTCTCCTTCTTCACTTCTTCCTGCATCGCTGAAGCAGCAGCAGCAGCACCTTCCATGGGTTTTGCACCAGAGGTCTTCTCTAGGTTATCAACATCAACAGCCTTCAACCCAGGTAACGGCTTTAGCTGTTTCTCGTAAGTCTCTGCTTTCTCGACGTTGACACGAGCAAGTGTAGTCACAAGACCAACGAGAGCATCTGTGCTTTTGTGTTTTTTCACAATCTCCTCGTATAGCCGTGAAGCTTCCTCTTCTTGACCATGCCTGAGCTTGAAGGAAGCAGCCTGCGGCATCAATATGCCAAGCTTTTTGTTCTCTGTCATCGAATTTGACCACCAGTTAATTGCTGAGTCAAGAACAGCAGCAGCACCATCATTGTCCCCAGCTCGCTCTTTCAGAGCGACAATTGTAGCAACAGTTGCAGGGAAATGCTGGATATCAGTTATTTTGGACAGGGACTCTGCTGCTACATGAGGATGACTGGCCGAAGCAGCAATTTGTGCCCTCGCCAAGAGAACCAACTTGGACTTTTCCGGGAACTTTTCGGCGAACTGTCCCAGAAGTTCTTCAGCTTTGGCGGCCTTGTTCTCTCTCACCAAAACAGCAGCTTGAAGCAATGCAGGATTGACACTCTCAGGAAAGAGCCCCGGCAGTGTAGCACAAAGTTCGCGTGCCTGTGGTAAAAGATTCTCTTAACTGGTTAAGACGAATATGTAAAGAAAAAATCAGATATGAACAAAGTGGGATTTCGAGTTAAAAAAAGACCTGATCAATCTTATTTGCATGGAGGAGCAGAAGGACTCGATTGGCATATATGGCTTCCTTATGTTTCTGCGAAAGCTTCGCATCAAGTGTTTGAGAAAGCTGAAAATTTTGGGAGTCTTTCTCTTTAAGCCGATCAAGCTTCCTCAAGCCATCAGAAACATCTTTGGAACCTTTCAAGGCAATAAGGTTGTTCACAGCAACAGCAAGTGACGATTCATCAGCCAGGTTTCGCTTTATGATGTCTACATAAGAGCTGGTGGATTCTTGAGTTTGTCCAAGGACCTGATAAGAAAGAATTTCGTTACAAACGACTGGAATATCCTTACAGGAAGTCAAGTCTAAGACAATCAGCACAAAAATACCTGTTGGACATATGCTAACTGGACAGCAATCGGGGCAAGCTCATTCTCAATATCCTCATCAGCAAAACCATCATCCGTGAGGGTTTCCTGACCAATTCTGTCTCAAAACAAACAGTATTTTCATCAGGGACCAGCACAATGTACAATAAGTAGTAAATATGAACAATGTACTTGAAATGTTGATAAAGACACGGATCAAAATGAAAATTTGTATACATCCCTACTTACTAGATTGATGTTATTATAAAAAGGTATGATGTTAACAGTTGGTAGTGATTATAAGACAAGAAAGAAACAAGACCACCCAGTAAGATTCCGTAGAAACAACTATTTAACTGAACAGCTTATCCTATATAGTACAGCTAGACCTATCTAAAAGAGTGTCAACCCTCTAACAAAAATACTCGTAGGGACATACCTTTTTGCAGCCAGCAGAAGCTGTTCAGCATCAGCGTAGTTACCGTTTTCAATCAAAGAGCAAGCAGTGTTAAAAGCCAACTCAAAGCTACTAGTAGGTTTGATCCTCCAAGACTCCAACGCTCCTTTCACCTGCGAAGCTTTACCAGCCGAAACCAAACTCGCTACGAAATTAACCTCCGCAGTCTCAATCTGGGAGTTCTGCAGCTTCCGATACACATCAACGCAAGCATCTGTTTTCCCCAGACGGTACAGAATCTGAGCCTCCAAAAGCAGAGTCTCTGAATCTCTCTCTCGGCCTCTCAAACACTCAAAAGCCTCGTCTAGCTTGTTTTGACGGTATAAACAATATGCCTATTCAAATCAATACAGAAACCATTAGAGATGATTTGCTTTTGATAAACAGAATCTTTATAGATCTCAACTAACTCAAGAAAAAATTGGTTTATTCAGTGATTCTTAGACTAAAGCATCTATCAATCTTTAATCCTAGATCGATTAGTGTACGAGAAGCGACCTTTTGAAACCCTAGATCGATGGGAAGCTTGTGGAAGGAGTGAACGACGGAGAGAGCATCATCGATCTTATCGTCTTTGACGAGAGCCACAACTTTGCATCGGATCGCATCTTCATCGGCAGGCGCGATCGACAGAACTGTAAAACAAAAAAGAATCGCAATATCAATCGATTATAAAAATTTAAGAATCATAAGGGAGGTTTTGAATCTGTGTATACCTTGATCAGCGACCTTGACGGCTTGTTCGTATTCAGATCGCTGGATGTGCCTATCGAGAGCGGTGAAGAGATCTTCGATTGCGGGAGGAGGCTGTGACGATGTCGAGGTTTTCGGTTTCTCTTTCGATTTAGGAGCCATGGTGGATTTTTTTTTTTTGTTTCTCGGAGATGACGATGGAGAGAATTGAGGCTAGAGAAGGGTTTACCTGCGTTTTTTTTTTCTTTGTCGAAGACGATACCCATGGGCTTTTTATTGGGCCTTTGGTATTTATCCAGATTCTAGACTTTTTAGTGGTTCTTGCAAGTGTAGAACAATTATTTGAAAACATTATTAATACGATCGAGATTACGAACGGGGTTATGGAAACTTCTGTCGATTATTTGATACACTATACTACTGCCCATGCTTTTCATGGGCACATTTTTTTAAAATATTAAATAAATATACATAATTGCTTTATAGTATATGAGTATTGTAAATATATGTGTCATAAAAATATAAGTGTTACTTATT includes:
- the LOC106300174 gene encoding uncharacterized protein LOC106300174; protein product: MRTCSIPGFHTLIPKPSVSVSPRPKFRNRSSSQSFSSTALQVLSQTSLPLVAVPPRSSLAAVSSHLSPSDIPQKSEEWFALRKDKLTTSTFSTALGFWKKNRRSELWHEKVYDSESPRVVEDSARFAMNWGVQMESAAIERYKRIMGCEVGSMGFALHSQEQFHWLGASPDGVLDVGILEVKCPYNKGKTETVLPWSKVPFYYMPQMQGQMEIMDREWVDLYCWTLNGSSVFRVMRDRSYWRIIYEVLREFWWENVIPARGALLLGKNGAEVKKYEPTSTHKLTGLAIAKSISLAAESKLVCREIADHVEFF
- the LOC106300173 gene encoding signal recognition particle subunit SRP72-like, giving the protein MAPKSKEKPKTSTSSQPPPAIEDLFTALDRHIQRSEYEQAVKVADQVLSIAPADEDAIRCKVVALVKDDKIDDALSVVHSFHKLPIDLGFQKAYCLYRQNKLDEAFECLRGRERDSETLLLEAQILYRLGKTDACVDVYRKLQNSQIETAEVNFVASLVSAGKASQVKGALESWRIKPTSSFELAFNTACSLIENGNYADAEQLLLAAKRIGQETLTDDGFADEDIENELAPIAVQLAYVQQVLGQTQESTSSYVDIIKRNLADESSLAVAVNNLIALKGSKDVSDGLRKLDRLKEKDSQNFQLSQTLDAKLSQKHKEAIYANRVLLLLHANKIDQARELCATLPGLFPESVNPALLQAAVLVRENKAAKAEELLGQFAEKFPEKSKLVLLARAQIAASASHPHVAAESLSKITDIQHFPATVATIVALKERAGDNDGAAAVLDSAINWWSNSMTENKKLGILMPQAASFKLRHGQEEEASRLYEEIVKKHKSTDALVGLVTTLARVNVEKAETYEKQLKPLPGLKAVDVDNLEKTSGAKPMEGAAAAASAMQEEVKKEKAKKKRKRKPKYPKGFDPANPGPPPDPERWLPRRERSSYRPKRKDKRAAQIRGSQGAVTKQEKQETAPSTSKSSQATTKSAAADPKTKPSSSKASKKKSRR
- the LOC106300176 gene encoding uncharacterized protein LOC106300176, with protein sequence MDSGLSWADQWDTNPDPPPSCTKEDEGKKKTKKDKDGSRRIFGKTILGFKWMKDLRKKPEK